From Juglans regia cultivar Chandler chromosome 8, Walnut 2.0, whole genome shotgun sequence, the proteins below share one genomic window:
- the LOC108991128 gene encoding uncharacterized protein LOC108991128 isoform X1, which yields MMVANIFDMWQKDAFFSAAEEVQESADVMESAYRTWVREKREMLSPEDSDKLYTELQTALGTSKWQLEEFERAVRLSYGLGGDDNTTARHKQFIAAIQDQISRVEASLKEYFIEEGKKPLQWVNLDENERDELATFLSGTSQSLQSAIDECLQYKPSMESSLLENHAQRKDADLNMNASCNRGFSDRGKGSRDVRSISKDGNHVIKIEANQIHGRTDDTIFHADRTTNNARRTWSLPNFGELKIIIPDEEEPMNKLMPSIEDTPKVKRSRSVFWKQSGRKFPPGQGAVNFFSQLFGWVGGLQRQMQSPLYLSLRSSVQVTLVLMLTIFFIGIEAVNKAREV from the exons ATGATGGTTGCAAACATCTTCGATATGTGGCAAAAGGACGCCTTCTTTTCTGCCGCCGAGGAGGTTCAAGAATCTGCCGATGT AATGGAATCAGCATACAGGACATGGGTAAGAGAGAAGCGAGAAATGCTATCACCAGAGGATTCGGATAAACTCTATACAGAGTTGCAAACTGCTTTAGGTACTTCCAAATGGCAG TTGGAAGAATTTGAGAGGGCTGTCAGGTTGAGCTATGGGCTTGGTGGTGATGACAATACAACAGCGAGACATAAACAATTTATTGCTGCCATCCAAGACCAAATATCACGTGTTGAAGCATCATTAAAGGAATATTTTATTGAGGAAGGAAAGAAACCCCTTCAATGGGTGAATCTGGATGAAAATGAACGTGATGAGTTAGCCACATTTCTCTCCGGCACCTCCCAAAGCTTGCAAAGCGCAATTGATGAATGTCTACAGTACAAACCTTCAATGGAAAGCTCTCTTTTGGAGAACCATGCTCAGAGAAAAGATGCAGACCTTAATATGAATGCTTCCTGTAACAGAGGTTTTTCTGATAGAGGGAAAGGTTCTAGAGATGTTAGAAGTATTAGTAAGGATGGAAATCATGTCATAAAGATAGAAGCAAATCAAATTCATGGAAGGACCGACGATACCATTTTTCATGCAGATAGAACAACTAATAATGCAAGGAGGACATGGAGTTTGCCAAATTTTGGTGAATTGAAGATCATAATTCCTGATGAAGAAGAACCGATGAACAAACTAATGCCGAGCATTGAGGACACACCTAAAGTAAAACGCTCCAGATCTGTCTTTTGGAAGCAAAGCGGTAGGAAGTTTCCTCCGGGGCAGGGAGCGGTTAATTTTTTCAGTCAG CTCTTTGGTTGGGTTGGTGGGCTCCAGAGACAAATGCAAAGTCCACTGTACTTATCGCTCCGTTCTTCTGTTCAAGTTACACTTGTTTTGATgctgactattttttttattg GCATTGAAGCTGTTAATAAAGCAAGGGAAGTTTGA
- the LOC108991136 gene encoding DNA repair protein XRCC3 homolog produces the protein MTPENLLLRPLITQKCTLGCPDLDRCLGGGIPCNSITELVAESGCGKTQLCLQLALTAQLPIPLGGLSASSIYIHTEFPFPSRRLHQLSLAFHSSHPPIFGGDPCDYIFVQGVHSADQMLGIMTKMEQFVENSRTQLPVRLIVIDSIAALFRSEFDNTPVELKRRSSLFFKISGKLKSLAKRFGLAVVVTNQVVDLVGSEGINGLRIGNLASLCSSGRRVCPALGLAWANCVNSRLFLARHEEVDKEENELGDVNLQSTRSRRRLHVVFAPHLPESCCEFVITRKGIFGVEREQNAAKRNEA, from the coding sequence ATGACCCCAGAGAATCTCCTCCTCCGTCCTCTCATCACCCAGAAATGTACACTCGGCTGCCCCGACCTCGACCGCTGTCTCGGTGGCGGCATTCCCTGCAATTCAATAACCGAGCTCGTCGCCGAGAGCGGTTGCGGCAAGACCCAGCTATGCCTCCAGTTGGCTCTCACCGCCCAGCTCCCGATCCCCCTTGGCGGTCTCTCTGCCTCCTCTATCTACATCCACACCGAATTCCCTTTCCCCTCTCGCCGCCTGCACCAACTCTCTCTCGCCTTCCACTCTTCCCACCCTCCGATTTTCGGCGGTGATCCCTGTGATTATATATTTGTTCAGGGCGTGCATTCTGCGGACCAAATGCTCGGTATAATGACAAAGATGGAACAGTTTGTTGAGAACTCGAGAACCCAGTTGCCGGTTAGGCTTATTGTGATCGACTCCATAGCTGCGCTCTTTCGTTCCGAGTTTGATAACACCCCGGTTGAGCTTAAGCGGAGGTCGTCGCTTTTTTTCAAGATTTCCGGGAAATTGAAGTCCTTGGCGAAGAGGTTTGGCTTGGCGGTCGTGGTGACGAACCAAGTGGTGGATCTGGTAGGGTCCGAGGGGATTAATGGGTTGAGGATTGGGAATCTGGCATCTTTGTGTTCGTCGGGAAGACGAGTATGTCCCGCTTTGGGACTAGCGTGGGCGAACTGTGTGAATTCAAGGTTGTTCTTGGCGAGACATGAGGAGGTCGATAAAGAAGAGAATGAGTTGGGGGATGTGAATCTGCAGAGCACACGATCAAGACGGCGACTTCACGTTGTTTTCGCTCCTCATTTACCCGAGTCATGTTGTGAGTTTGTGATAACAAGGAAAGGAATTTTTGGAGTTGAGAGGGAGCAAAATGCTGCAAAGAGGAACGAGGCTTAG
- the LOC108991128 gene encoding uncharacterized protein LOC108991128 isoform X2, with product MMVANIFDMWQKDAFFSAAEEVQESADVMESAYRTWVREKREMLSPEDSDKLYTELQTALGTSKWQLEEFERAVRLSYGLGGDDNTTARHKQFIAAIQDQISRVEASLKEYFIEEGKKPLQWVNLDENERDELATFLSGTSQSLQSAIDECLQYKPSMESSLLENHAQRKDADLNMNASCNRGFSDRGKGSRDVRSISKDGNHVIKIEANQIHGRTDDTIFHADRTTNNARRTWSLPNFGELKIIIPDEEEPMNKLMPSIEDTPKVKRSRSVFWKQSGRKFPPGQGAVNFFSQLFGWVGGLQRQMQSPLYLSLRSSVQVTLVLMLTIFFIVPFVFYSA from the exons ATGATGGTTGCAAACATCTTCGATATGTGGCAAAAGGACGCCTTCTTTTCTGCCGCCGAGGAGGTTCAAGAATCTGCCGATGT AATGGAATCAGCATACAGGACATGGGTAAGAGAGAAGCGAGAAATGCTATCACCAGAGGATTCGGATAAACTCTATACAGAGTTGCAAACTGCTTTAGGTACTTCCAAATGGCAG TTGGAAGAATTTGAGAGGGCTGTCAGGTTGAGCTATGGGCTTGGTGGTGATGACAATACAACAGCGAGACATAAACAATTTATTGCTGCCATCCAAGACCAAATATCACGTGTTGAAGCATCATTAAAGGAATATTTTATTGAGGAAGGAAAGAAACCCCTTCAATGGGTGAATCTGGATGAAAATGAACGTGATGAGTTAGCCACATTTCTCTCCGGCACCTCCCAAAGCTTGCAAAGCGCAATTGATGAATGTCTACAGTACAAACCTTCAATGGAAAGCTCTCTTTTGGAGAACCATGCTCAGAGAAAAGATGCAGACCTTAATATGAATGCTTCCTGTAACAGAGGTTTTTCTGATAGAGGGAAAGGTTCTAGAGATGTTAGAAGTATTAGTAAGGATGGAAATCATGTCATAAAGATAGAAGCAAATCAAATTCATGGAAGGACCGACGATACCATTTTTCATGCAGATAGAACAACTAATAATGCAAGGAGGACATGGAGTTTGCCAAATTTTGGTGAATTGAAGATCATAATTCCTGATGAAGAAGAACCGATGAACAAACTAATGCCGAGCATTGAGGACACACCTAAAGTAAAACGCTCCAGATCTGTCTTTTGGAAGCAAAGCGGTAGGAAGTTTCCTCCGGGGCAGGGAGCGGTTAATTTTTTCAGTCAG CTCTTTGGTTGGGTTGGTGGGCTCCAGAGACAAATGCAAAGTCCACTGTACTTATCGCTCCGTTCTTCTGTTCAAGTTACACTTGTTTTGATgctgactattttttttattg TACCTTTTGTATTTTATTCAGCTTGA
- the LOC108991128 gene encoding uncharacterized protein LOC108991128 isoform X3, which yields MMVANIFDMWQKDAFFSAAEEVQESADVMESAYRTWVREKREMLSPEDSDKLYTELQTALGTSKWQLEEFERAVRLSYGLGGDDNTTARHKQFIAAIQDQISRVEASLKEYFIEEGKKPLQWVNLDENERDELATFLSGTSQSLQSAIDECLQYKPSMESSLLENHAQRKDADLNMNASCNRDRTTNNARRTWSLPNFGELKIIIPDEEEPMNKLMPSIEDTPKVKRSRSVFWKQSGRKFPPGQGAVNFFSQLFGWVGGLQRQMQSPLYLSLRSSVQVTLVLMLTIFFIGIEAVNKAREV from the exons ATGATGGTTGCAAACATCTTCGATATGTGGCAAAAGGACGCCTTCTTTTCTGCCGCCGAGGAGGTTCAAGAATCTGCCGATGT AATGGAATCAGCATACAGGACATGGGTAAGAGAGAAGCGAGAAATGCTATCACCAGAGGATTCGGATAAACTCTATACAGAGTTGCAAACTGCTTTAGGTACTTCCAAATGGCAG TTGGAAGAATTTGAGAGGGCTGTCAGGTTGAGCTATGGGCTTGGTGGTGATGACAATACAACAGCGAGACATAAACAATTTATTGCTGCCATCCAAGACCAAATATCACGTGTTGAAGCATCATTAAAGGAATATTTTATTGAGGAAGGAAAGAAACCCCTTCAATGGGTGAATCTGGATGAAAATGAACGTGATGAGTTAGCCACATTTCTCTCCGGCACCTCCCAAAGCTTGCAAAGCGCAATTGATGAATGTCTACAGTACAAACCTTCAATGGAAAGCTCTCTTTTGGAGAACCATGCTCAGAGAAAAGATGCAGACCTTAATATGAATGCTTCCTGTAACAGAG ATAGAACAACTAATAATGCAAGGAGGACATGGAGTTTGCCAAATTTTGGTGAATTGAAGATCATAATTCCTGATGAAGAAGAACCGATGAACAAACTAATGCCGAGCATTGAGGACACACCTAAAGTAAAACGCTCCAGATCTGTCTTTTGGAAGCAAAGCGGTAGGAAGTTTCCTCCGGGGCAGGGAGCGGTTAATTTTTTCAGTCAG CTCTTTGGTTGGGTTGGTGGGCTCCAGAGACAAATGCAAAGTCCACTGTACTTATCGCTCCGTTCTTCTGTTCAAGTTACACTTGTTTTGATgctgactattttttttattg GCATTGAAGCTGTTAATAAAGCAAGGGAAGTTTGA
- the LOC108991156 gene encoding AAA-ATPase At5g57480-like: MKEYWTPFASLLGVLAFCQSLIQVVFPPELRFAIVKLFNRIFHGFSSYCYFDITEIDGVNTNELYNAVQLYLSSSVSITGSRLSLTRALNSSSTTFGLSNNDCMVDTYNGVTVLWEHVVTQRQAQTFSWRPLPEEKRGFTLRIKKRDKTLILDSYLDYIMEKANDIRRKNQDRLLYTNSKGGSLDSRGHPWESVPFKHPSTFETLAMDPVKKQEIMEDLMGFANGQGFYQKTGRAWKRGYLLYGPPGTGKSSMIAAMANYLGYDIYDLELTEVHTNSDLRKLLMKTSSKSIIVIEDIDCSLNLTNRKKANSTSSHARSAYYDMGEMRGGGGSGEDGGNNTMTLSGLLNFTDGLWSCCGSERIFVFTTNHIEKLDPALLRSGRMDMHIFMSYCSFPALKLLLKNYLGLNEVDLEVAVLEELEGVVDRAEMTPADVSEVLIKNRSNKEKAVRELLAALKVRAETNAKTGGPRERDAENVEEDEEQEKRALETPKQGCDEFEEESCKQRKGNDEKDDDIIKK, from the coding sequence ATGAAAGAGTATTGGACCCCTTTTGCATCTCTTCTAGGCGTTTTGGCCTTCTGCCAAAGCCTAATCCAAGTAGTCTTTCCACCTGAACTCCGCTTCGCCATTGTCAAGCTCTTTAACCGGATCTTCCACGGGTTCTCCTCCTACTGCTACTTCGACATCACCGAGATCGACGGCGTCAACACCAACGAGCTCTACAACGCCGTCCAGCTCTACCTCAGCTCCTCCGTCTCCATCACCGGCAGCCGCCTCAGCCTCACCCGCGCCCTAAACTCCAGCTCCACCACCTTCGGCCTCTCCAACAATGACTGCATGGTCGACACCTACAACGGTGTCACCGTCCTCTGGGAACACGTCGTCACGCAAAGGCAAGCTCAAACTTTCTCGTGGCGTCCTTTACCAGAAGAAAAACGAGGCTTCACTCTCCGAATCAAGAAACGCGACAAAACGCTGATTCTTGATTCGTACTTGGATTACATAATGGAAAAGGCAAACGACATACGTAGAAAGAACCAGGACCGTCTTTTGTACACAAACTCGAAAGGTGGATCCTTGGACTCGAGGGGACACCCGTGGGAGTCTGTCCCGTTTAAGCATCCAAGCACATTCGAAACCTTAGCCATGGACCCGGTAAAGAAGCAGGAGATCATGGAGGATCTTATGGGCTTCGCCAACGGTCAAGGATTCTACCAAAAGACTGGACGGGCCTGGAAAAGAGGGTACCTGCTTTATGGACCGCCGGGGACAGGGAAATCAAGCATGATCGCAGCCATGGCAAACTATCTGGGTTACGATATTTACGACTTGGAGCTGACCGAGGTGCATACCAACTCGGACCTGAGGAAGCTGCTGATGAAGACGAGCTCTAAGTCCATAATTGTCATCGAAGACATCGATTGTTCTCTAAATTTGACGAACAGAAAGAAGGCTAATAGTACTAGTTCGCACGCGAGAAGCGCTTACTATGATATGGGTGAAATGCGAGGTGGGGGTGGCTCGGGTGAAGATGGTGGTAACAATACGATGACGCTGTCGGGATTGTTGAATTTCACGGACGGATTATGGTCGTGCTGTGGGAGCGAGAGGATTTTCGTGTTCACCACAAACCACATCGAGAAGCTTGACCCGGCATTGTTGAGGAGTGGGAGGATGGATATGCACATATTTATGAGCTACTGTTCATTCCCAGCGTTGAAGTTACTGTTGAAGAATTACTTGGGGCTGAATGAGGTTGATTTGGAGGTTGCGGTCTTGGAAGAATTGGAAGGTGTCGTTGACCGGGCGGAGATGACTCCGGCGGATGTTAGCGAGGTCTTGATCAAGAACCGGAGTAATAAGGAGAAAGCGGTGAGGGAATTGTTGGCGGCGTTAAAGGTGAGGGCGGAGACGAATGCGAAGACAGGTGGGCCAAGGGAGAGGGACGCGGAGAATGTGGAAGAGGACGAGGAGCAGGAGAAGAGGGCCTTGGAAACTCCCAAACAAGGGTGTGATGAGTTTGAAGAGGAGAGTTGCAagcaaagaaaaggaaatgatgaGAAAGATGATGatataataaagaaatga